In Camarhynchus parvulus chromosome Z, STF_HiC, whole genome shotgun sequence, a genomic segment contains:
- the LOC115915416 gene encoding cytochrome c oxidase subunit 7C, mitochondrial — MLSAGVRRFATSAIRRSHVEEGPGKNLPFSVDNKWRLLAMMCVFLGSGFGAPFFIVRHQLLKK, encoded by the exons ATGCTGTCCGCCGGTGTCCGCCGCTTCGCCACCTCCGCCATCCGCCGCAGCCATGTTGAGGAGGGACCCGGGAAG aaCCTCCCTTTCTCTGTGGACAACAAGTGGAGGCTGCTGGCGATGATGTGTGTGTTCTTGGGGAGTGGATTTGGTGCCCCTTTCTTCATAGTCAGACACCAGCTCCTGAAGAAATGA